A region of the Pseudomonas sp. A34-9 genome:
CATCAACACGCACACGGAAGGCGACAAGGTCATCCAGGAATACAGCCGCAGTGGCTTCGTGTATGCGATCAAGGTCACACCGAAGGGCGGCAAGCCCTATTTCCTGGTGCGCGCCGATGGTTCGGATGCGAACTACATTCGCTCCGACCAGCCGGATATGCTGATTCCGTCGTGGGAAATCTTTACCTGGAAGTAAGTTTCCCGACTTTTAATCGGCGTCGCCTGATAGCGACGCCTGAACTGAGCAGTTTTTAACCATGTCTGTGTTCACTCCCCTGGCTCGGCCCGAGCTGGAAACCTTTCTCGCCCCTTACGGGCTTGGCCGTCTGCTTGATTTCCAGGGGATCGCCGCCGGCAGCGAAAACACCAATTTCTTTATCAGCCTGGAGCAGGGTGAATTCGTCCTCACCCTGGTCGAGCGCGGCCCGGTGCAGGAGATGCCG
Encoded here:
- a CDS encoding DUF2782 domain-containing protein yields the protein MRTLNRLLLVGLIAASPLAAMAADDAPASEPEVTINTHTEGDKVIQEYSRSGFVYAIKVTPKGGKPYFLVRADGSDANYIRSDQPDMLIPSWEIFTWK